In Hippoglossus hippoglossus isolate fHipHip1 chromosome 15, fHipHip1.pri, whole genome shotgun sequence, the genomic stretch TGACCTTTGAATCAAAGTAGAATTGGACAACTGGAGACGCCTGTAAACAATAAAcctaaaagaaacaaacaagttaAAGGAGTTTCATGACACAACATTTTCTTAGACAAGGTCTGAACAGTGGTTGATTAGCTGTAGTTTATTGTAGTTTGTATATTCAGACCTATAAACCTGGGGAAGAGGAGGCAAATGCACAGTGCTGATTTGAGGTAAATGTTCATTGTTAGTTCAACATGTTGAGgtcacttttatttgtatagcacccAATCACAACGCACATTATCTGAAGGCACTTTGCATAGTAAGGGTAGTGTAGCTTTATCCGCATGCTAACAGTGGTTTTATTACAATTTTACTATGAAGAAGACGTACATTTGTGTGGCTTTTGTTTGGCAATCTCTTATAATTGTTGTCTCTTAAAATCACATGTGAATATCATGATGGAGCTTGAATGTTACAGTTTGATGTGCACCCATCAAATCAGTGATGAGTAGTTGATATTTTTAAGTCATGACCAAAGTGGGGGACCAACTGACAGACTTTATTATCAGAGattatcatttatttgtccAAAACACTGATAGTATAAACctcagattatttttttcagggCTGTTACCAGATTCCCAGCATTTGTCAGGTGCTCAAGGCACAGTTATTTGTCCTTCCCTTTATTTAGGTCTTTGTGGCCTGTCTTTTCCTTTGGGAACCCCATGCAACAGTGGCCCCTGGGCCGATGGTGCCATCAGTTCTCACCAAGCTGGACCCCTGACTCCCTGTGGGTGAGATgatgcaccacacacacacacacacacacacacacacacacacacacacacacacacacacacacacacacacacacacacacacacctgacactcCAAAGTGACACCAGAGCACAGGAGGTCTGTTCAGGTTGGAAacgacacacacatacacagacaaaaacacactcttCCAGCTTTTGACTACAACATCCCTGCCCCCATTCCCATACCTCCTGTCTCTGCCCTCCTGCCACACACATACCCCCTATCCCCCACCTCCCATCCCATCCATGTTTGGGACTCCCTTCACCTCCTGCAACACACCCAaccctgctccacctctccacGCTTCCCATCCATCCCCACTAACCTTAACTCCAGCCCCAGCTCCCCAGCTCCCAAAGCCCAGGGAAGCAGCAGCCGTGCTGGCCGGCCCAACACCCCGTACCCCTCCAGCCCATCCCAGGTCGCTTTGAAGTGGCTTCAGGAGAGAGAGGTCAGCCTCGCCCCGGAGACCAGCATAGAGGTAGGGACAGCTGCGGTCAAACAGATCCTGTGCAGGGGATACGTACACACAAGAGCAGACGCACACACGCGAATGCACACACGAGACGggacagagcagctgcagccacagtgcTGAAGGTGTGCTGTGCAGCAGGACAGCTTGGGAGCCAGTATGGTCCAGCATGGCTCTACgctgctctgttctgttctggGTCACCTATTTTGCACTCAGGTGTGAAATGTGTGCTGTGGAGTACCAGATgaccagataaaaaaaaagatatatattaaACTTCCAGCCTCTAAACTATTTTTATGCCTTTTTAATGTCGTTGCTGCAGAATCCAGGTTGATGTATAGAGAAAGATTATTTGAATAAACCTTTGATGTAGGGCTATTATAATTGATTTAAGATGTTATTTTGTTCCGTCCCCAGTATGTGATGATGATGGCttggtttaaaaatatatctgcACACTTCAGCAAATTGAGTGTGTTCATCTTACGTATTGTGcgcaaatgaaaaaacaaggttagcattttttttaagttagaCCTTGATGCCATTAGTTTTAgactttatgtttgtgtttttgtgggtg encodes the following:
- the LOC117775234 gene encoding uncharacterized protein LOC117775234 isoform X6, translated to MSAPPLVLLHFISHIPWHVELGSSGRGYRYGAMAADTGGPSVTYDICLCGLSFPLGTPCNSGPWADGAISSHQAGPLTPCGPSSPAPKAQGSSSRAGRPNTPYPSSPSQVALKWLQEREVSLAPETSIEVGTAAVKQILCRGYVHTRADAHTRMHTRDGTEQLQPQC
- the LOC117775234 gene encoding vegetative cell wall protein gp1-like isoform X7, with amino-acid sequence MSLWPVFSFGNPMQQWPLGRWCHQFSPSWTPDSLWPQLPSSQSPGKQQPCWPAQHPVPLQPIPGRFEVASGERGQPRPGDQHRGGCTCSHKPRPPSPLPPSPAPPAGLQYPGGTAALSLRQSTSRNQLVWPSFFFFFFSFFFSSSS